A window of the Branchiibius hedensis genome harbors these coding sequences:
- a CDS encoding YhjD/YihY/BrkB family envelope integrity protein yields MSSESPTTYVGPSSTSILATAKRAFAKFTKDAGTDVAAGLTYYAVLAIFPALIALLSLIGLFANRESTVNSLINIVAGVAGKSSNDPSLDGVRSFLNNINTTGGAGIALIIGIVLALWSASGYVNAFSRSMNRVWGVQEGRPVWVLRPVMLLITIAITVMLLLIVVALVTSGSIARSIGEELGISEATVTVWNIAKWPVVLILIIVVIGLLYWGTPNVVQPARRVISWGAGCALLICLIATGALLIYLALTAGASYYKTYGAFATSIIFLLWLWLMNVGLLLGAEIDAEIARDRQLRAGVAAESELPVTLRSDKQLKKAEEKQSKLDAEAARIRDEARAEASSISQDDT; encoded by the coding sequence ATGAGTTCAGAATCGCCGACGACGTACGTCGGTCCCTCCTCCACGTCGATCCTGGCGACCGCCAAGCGGGCGTTCGCGAAATTCACCAAGGACGCCGGCACCGATGTCGCGGCCGGACTGACCTACTACGCCGTGCTCGCGATCTTCCCCGCCCTGATCGCGCTGCTGTCGTTGATCGGCTTGTTCGCCAATCGCGAGTCGACGGTGAACTCGCTGATCAACATCGTCGCCGGAGTGGCCGGAAAGTCCAGCAACGATCCGTCGCTGGATGGCGTGCGGTCCTTCCTGAACAACATCAACACCACCGGCGGCGCGGGGATCGCGCTGATCATCGGCATCGTGCTGGCCCTGTGGTCAGCCAGTGGGTACGTCAACGCGTTCTCCCGGTCGATGAACCGGGTGTGGGGTGTGCAGGAAGGCCGCCCAGTCTGGGTGCTGCGCCCGGTGATGTTGCTCATCACGATCGCGATCACCGTCATGCTGTTGCTGATCGTGGTCGCGTTGGTCACCTCGGGCAGCATCGCGCGATCGATCGGGGAGGAACTCGGGATCTCCGAGGCGACGGTGACCGTGTGGAACATCGCCAAGTGGCCGGTCGTGCTGATCCTGATCATCGTGGTGATCGGCCTGCTGTACTGGGGTACGCCCAACGTCGTGCAGCCTGCGCGGCGGGTCATCTCCTGGGGCGCCGGTTGCGCGCTGTTGATCTGCCTGATCGCCACTGGCGCACTGCTCATCTACCTGGCCCTGACCGCGGGCGCGAGCTACTACAAGACGTACGGCGCATTCGCGACGTCGATCATCTTCCTGTTGTGGCTGTGGCTGATGAACGTTGGCCTGCTGCTCGGCGCGGAGATCGATGCCGAGATCGCACGGGACCGGCAGTTGCGGGCCGGGGTCGCGGCGGAGTCGGAGTTGCCGGTGACGCTGCGTTCCGACAAGCAACTGAAGAAGGCTGAGGAAAAGCAGTCGAAGCTCGATGCCGAGGCGGCGCGGATCCGTGACGAGGCGCGGGCCGAGGCCTCGTCGATCAGTCAGGACGACACCTGA
- a CDS encoding heavy metal translocating P-type ATPase translates to MDTDEHSHAGHHADDMASMNQMDHMGHAGHGGHGDHVAMFRRLFWIMLLLAVPTVLCSNMFADLLGYSLPDAGWVRWVSPVLGTVMYFWGGRPFLTGALEEIRSRKPGMMLLIALALTMALVSSWGSTLHLLNHELDFWWELALLVVIMLLGHWIEMRSLAQTSSALDSLAALLPDEAEKVDGDRIVTVPPADLRVGDVVVVRPGASIPADGEVVDGSAHVDESMVTGESAAVRRSAGDRVVAGTVATDSGLRVRVTATGSDTALAGIQQLVADAQASSSRAQRLADRAAGWLFWYAVGAGVITAVVWTLLGHPDEAVVRTITVLVIACPHALGLAIPLVVSIATERAARAGVLIKDRLALETMRTVDTVLFDKTGTLTRGEPAVTAVEPIAGWSADDAVALAAAAETDSEHPLATAIVRAAHSRQLSIPHATDFRSQPATGVRAQVGERVVEVGGPALLDARGASELPIVQQWQADGAIVLHVLVDGGVIAALRLADEIRPESRQAVDALHARGIEVVMITGDAAAVANSVGDALGVDRVYAQVRPQDKAHRVAELQQEGRRVAMVGDGVNDAPALAQADVGIAIGAGTDVAIASAGVILASSDPRSVLSVIELSHATYRKMQQNLWWAAGYNLIAVPLAAGVLAPIGFVLPMSVGAILMSASTVIVALNAQLLRRTDLDPARLAVR, encoded by the coding sequence ATGGACACGGACGAGCACTCGCACGCCGGTCACCACGCCGACGACATGGCGTCGATGAACCAGATGGATCACATGGGCCACGCCGGTCACGGTGGACATGGCGATCACGTGGCGATGTTCCGCCGACTCTTCTGGATCATGCTGCTGCTGGCCGTCCCAACGGTCTTGTGCAGCAACATGTTTGCCGATCTGCTCGGTTACTCGTTGCCCGACGCCGGGTGGGTTCGCTGGGTGTCACCCGTGCTGGGCACGGTGATGTATTTCTGGGGTGGCAGACCCTTCCTGACCGGTGCGCTGGAGGAGATCCGCTCTCGCAAACCGGGCATGATGCTGCTCATCGCGCTCGCCCTGACGATGGCACTGGTCTCGTCCTGGGGCTCGACGCTGCATCTGCTCAACCATGAGCTCGACTTCTGGTGGGAGCTGGCGCTCCTGGTCGTGATCATGCTGCTGGGACACTGGATCGAGATGCGTTCCCTGGCGCAGACCAGTTCCGCGCTGGACTCCCTGGCCGCGTTGCTGCCCGATGAAGCCGAGAAGGTGGACGGCGACCGCATCGTCACCGTCCCGCCCGCCGACCTGCGGGTCGGCGACGTCGTGGTCGTGCGACCCGGCGCGTCGATACCCGCCGATGGTGAAGTCGTCGATGGCTCGGCCCACGTGGACGAGTCGATGGTGACGGGAGAGTCGGCCGCCGTACGTCGATCGGCAGGTGACCGGGTCGTGGCCGGGACCGTGGCAACCGACTCGGGACTTCGGGTGCGCGTCACCGCCACCGGAAGCGACACCGCGCTGGCCGGCATCCAGCAACTGGTCGCCGACGCGCAGGCATCCTCCTCGCGTGCCCAGCGGCTCGCGGACCGGGCCGCGGGCTGGTTGTTCTGGTACGCCGTGGGAGCCGGGGTCATCACAGCGGTGGTGTGGACGCTGCTCGGTCACCCGGATGAGGCGGTCGTGCGCACGATCACGGTGCTGGTCATCGCCTGCCCGCACGCGCTGGGCCTTGCGATCCCGCTCGTGGTCTCGATCGCTACCGAACGTGCCGCCCGCGCAGGGGTTTTGATCAAAGACCGCCTCGCATTGGAGACCATGCGGACGGTCGACACGGTGCTCTTCGACAAGACCGGCACACTGACCCGCGGCGAGCCGGCGGTCACAGCAGTCGAACCGATCGCGGGCTGGTCGGCCGACGATGCCGTGGCGCTCGCGGCGGCAGCAGAGACCGACAGCGAGCATCCGCTGGCCACGGCGATTGTGCGTGCCGCCCACAGTCGACAGCTGTCGATCCCGCACGCCACCGACTTCCGCTCGCAGCCGGCGACCGGGGTCCGCGCGCAGGTGGGGGAGCGGGTCGTCGAAGTCGGTGGACCGGCACTGTTGGACGCGCGTGGCGCGAGCGAGCTGCCGATCGTGCAGCAGTGGCAGGCCGACGGAGCAATCGTTCTGCACGTGCTGGTCGACGGTGGTGTCATCGCCGCGCTGCGGCTGGCCGATGAGATCCGACCCGAGTCTCGCCAAGCGGTGGATGCTCTGCACGCCAGGGGAATCGAGGTCGTCATGATCACCGGTGATGCGGCTGCCGTCGCCAACTCGGTCGGTGATGCGTTGGGTGTCGACCGGGTCTACGCGCAGGTGCGTCCGCAGGACAAGGCCCACCGGGTTGCCGAGTTGCAGCAGGAGGGTCGCAGGGTTGCGATGGTCGGTGACGGGGTCAACGACGCGCCCGCGCTGGCGCAGGCCGACGTCGGTATCGCGATCGGTGCCGGGACCGATGTCGCGATCGCGTCCGCGGGGGTGATCCTCGCCTCGTCCGATCCGCGCTCGGTGCTGTCGGTCATCGAACTGTCGCACGCGACGTACCGCAAGATGCAGCAGAACCTCTGGTGGGCGGCGGGATACAACCTGATCGCGGTGCCGCTGGCCGCCGGAGTCCTGGCACCGATCGGTTTCGTCCTGCCGATGAGCGTCGGGGCGATCCTGATGTCGGCCTCGACGGTGATCGTCGCGCTGAACGCCCAACTGCTACGCCGGACAGATCTGGATCCGGCCCGGTTGGCCGTCAGATGA
- the orn gene encoding oligoribonuclease encodes MPNDRAATDRIVWIDCEMTGLDLVADALIEIAVQVTDFYLEPVGPGIDIVIRPSADALAQMGEFVRAMHTDSGLLDELDEGVALAEAEEQVMEHLRQYAPEPGKWPLAGNTIGTDRAFLARDMPQVIRQLHYRVIDVSSIKELSRRWYPRSYFAAPAKHGGHRALADITESIAELRYYREAVFVAPPGPDTNQARALAQQFGVPAATERDGGQKHSGGQVR; translated from the coding sequence GTGCCCAATGACCGCGCTGCGACCGACCGGATCGTCTGGATCGACTGCGAGATGACCGGCCTGGACCTGGTGGCGGATGCGTTGATCGAGATCGCCGTCCAGGTCACCGACTTCTATCTGGAGCCGGTCGGCCCGGGTATCGACATCGTCATCCGACCCTCGGCGGACGCGCTGGCGCAGATGGGCGAGTTCGTGCGCGCCATGCACACCGATAGCGGCCTGCTGGATGAGCTCGACGAGGGTGTCGCCCTCGCCGAGGCCGAGGAGCAGGTCATGGAGCATCTGCGGCAGTACGCGCCCGAGCCGGGCAAATGGCCGTTGGCCGGCAACACCATCGGCACCGATCGCGCCTTCCTCGCCCGTGACATGCCACAGGTGATCCGGCAGCTGCACTACCGCGTGATCGACGTCTCCTCGATCAAGGAACTGTCGCGCCGATGGTACCCGCGCAGTTACTTCGCGGCTCCGGCCAAACACGGTGGGCACCGCGCTCTTGCAGACATCACCGAATCGATCGCCGAGCTGCGCTACTACCGCGAGGCCGTCTTCGTGGCGCCGCCCGGCCCCGACACCAACCAGGCGCGCGCGCTGGCCCAGCAGTTCGGCGTACCGGCTGCCACAGAGCGGGACGGTGGTCAGAAGCACTCCGGCGGGCAGGTACGATAG
- a CDS encoding PrsW family intramembrane metalloprotease translates to MDHHLSNVLPVPASVRRNTLVRRILLWSVVAILIGACGVTILSLINAQSGATATGLGILLSAVVVGIVVPAFLWVDRLEREPTHLLLFAFGWGACVATLGAAFLNDAGGYLLGATSDNNSVVAVFVAPVVEETLKGLPVLLIWLVARRELDGIVDGIVYAGLSAAGFAMIEDVIYLSNGYAEQGDAGLFHTFFVRVTMSPFVHPMFTICTGVGIGIAATARSWGPRIFAPLLGWLCAIGLHALWNAGAVLAESGWLAFYIFLQVPLFAGFIGILIAARHSEGHAIRVNLTPYVDQGWLSTPEVRMLSSVRERQYARAWAKSHGAEREMREFQDAASELAMHRARIERGAADTRTVREERALLDLVTQRRQQFLGTALYRWPDLVA, encoded by the coding sequence GTGGATCATCACCTCTCGAACGTCCTGCCCGTGCCCGCATCGGTGCGCCGCAACACGCTCGTGCGCCGGATCCTGCTGTGGTCGGTCGTCGCGATCCTCATCGGTGCCTGCGGCGTCACCATCCTGTCGCTGATCAACGCCCAATCAGGCGCTACGGCAACCGGTTTGGGCATTCTGCTGTCGGCGGTCGTGGTCGGTATCGTGGTGCCGGCCTTCCTGTGGGTCGACCGTCTCGAGCGGGAGCCGACCCACTTGCTGCTGTTCGCCTTCGGCTGGGGTGCCTGCGTCGCGACCCTGGGAGCGGCCTTCCTCAACGACGCCGGCGGGTACCTGCTGGGGGCCACGAGTGACAACAACAGTGTCGTTGCGGTCTTCGTCGCGCCGGTGGTCGAGGAGACTCTCAAAGGCCTTCCGGTGTTGCTGATCTGGTTGGTGGCCCGCCGCGAGTTGGATGGCATCGTCGACGGCATCGTCTATGCGGGCCTGTCCGCGGCCGGGTTTGCGATGATCGAGGACGTCATCTACCTGTCCAACGGGTACGCCGAGCAGGGCGACGCCGGACTCTTCCACACCTTCTTCGTGCGGGTGACCATGAGCCCGTTCGTGCATCCGATGTTCACCATCTGCACCGGTGTCGGCATCGGTATCGCCGCGACCGCGCGTAGCTGGGGACCGCGGATCTTCGCCCCGCTGCTCGGCTGGCTGTGCGCCATCGGACTGCATGCGCTCTGGAACGCCGGAGCCGTCCTGGCCGAGAGCGGCTGGCTGGCGTTCTACATCTTCCTGCAGGTGCCGCTCTTCGCCGGCTTCATCGGGATTCTGATCGCCGCGCGGCACTCAGAGGGCCATGCCATCCGGGTCAACCTCACGCCGTACGTCGATCAGGGCTGGCTGTCCACCCCGGAGGTGCGCATGCTCAGCTCGGTGCGTGAGCGGCAGTACGCCCGTGCGTGGGCCAAGTCACACGGTGCGGAGCGGGAGATGCGCGAATTCCAGGACGCCGCAAGCGAACTGGCGATGCACCGCGCTCGGATCGAGCGCGGTGCCGCCGATACTCGGACGGTCCGTGAGGAGCGCGCCCTGCTGGACCTGGTCACCCAGCGCCGCCAGCAGTTCCTGGGTACGGCGCTCTACCGCTGGCCGGATCTGGTCGCCTGA
- a CDS encoding acyl-CoA dehydrogenase family protein → MDFALSPKAQELCDSMWEFMREDVIPAEPVYDQYRVEHGPHAHPPVVEELKKKARERGLWNLFLPSVSGITNLEYASIAEISGWSPVIAPEAINCQAPDTGNMEVLELFGTDEQKKQWLEPLLDGTIRSAFAMTEPDVASSDATNIETSIVRDGDEYVINGRKWWISGAADERCQIFITMGKTDPSAAAHRQQSMVLVPRDAPGLKIVRHLPVFGFQDQHGHSLMEFNDVRVPVSNIIAGEGEGFAIAQARLGPGRIHHAMRAIGMAERALALMVERAKNRVAFGKPLIEQGVVREHIANSRIEIDSARLLVYKCAWLIDQGGARNARSEVAQIKVAAPAVAKAVTDRAIEIFGGAGVSDVTPLAYFYSWARVLQIADGPDAVHRETIARQEIRKESPIPAATSVVQ, encoded by the coding sequence ATGGATTTCGCGTTATCCCCGAAGGCACAGGAACTGTGCGATTCGATGTGGGAGTTCATGCGCGAGGACGTCATCCCGGCCGAGCCGGTCTACGACCAGTACCGGGTCGAGCACGGCCCGCACGCCCACCCGCCGGTCGTGGAGGAGTTGAAGAAGAAGGCCCGGGAACGTGGTTTGTGGAACCTCTTCCTGCCCAGCGTGTCTGGTATCACCAACCTCGAATACGCCTCAATCGCAGAGATTTCCGGCTGGTCGCCGGTCATCGCACCCGAGGCCATCAACTGCCAGGCACCGGACACCGGCAACATGGAGGTGCTGGAGCTCTTCGGCACCGATGAGCAGAAGAAGCAGTGGCTGGAGCCGTTGCTCGACGGCACGATCCGCTCGGCCTTCGCGATGACCGAGCCCGACGTCGCCAGCTCGGATGCCACCAACATCGAGACGTCGATCGTGCGCGATGGCGACGAGTACGTCATCAACGGCCGCAAGTGGTGGATCTCCGGTGCCGCGGACGAACGCTGCCAGATCTTCATCACGATGGGCAAGACCGACCCGAGTGCTGCAGCACATCGTCAGCAGTCGATGGTGCTGGTCCCCCGTGACGCTCCGGGCCTGAAGATCGTGCGGCATCTGCCCGTTTTCGGATTCCAGGATCAGCACGGGCATTCGCTGATGGAGTTCAACGACGTCCGCGTCCCGGTCAGCAACATCATCGCCGGCGAGGGCGAGGGCTTCGCCATCGCCCAGGCGCGCCTCGGCCCGGGCCGGATCCACCACGCCATGCGCGCCATCGGAATGGCCGAGCGGGCCCTTGCGCTGATGGTGGAGCGCGCCAAGAACCGGGTCGCGTTCGGCAAGCCGCTGATCGAGCAGGGCGTCGTGCGCGAGCACATCGCCAACTCGCGGATCGAGATCGACTCCGCTCGTCTGCTGGTCTACAAATGCGCGTGGCTGATCGACCAGGGCGGCGCCCGCAACGCCCGCAGTGAGGTCGCCCAGATCAAGGTCGCCGCACCCGCCGTCGCCAAGGCCGTCACCGACCGGGCCATCGAGATCTTCGGCGGCGCCGGCGTCAGCGACGTGACACCGCTGGCCTACTTCTACTCGTGGGCCCGTGTTTTGCAGATCGCCGACGGCCCGGACGCTGTGCACCGCGAGACGATCGCCCGCCAGGAGATCCGCAAGGAGAGCCCTATCCCCGCCGCCACGAGCGTCGTCCAGTGA
- a CDS encoding phosphotransferase family protein produces MVDQLVDVDTLGPALVTATGDERWAQPSPSLISGGKSNLTYLLTSPAGELVFRRPPSGNVLATAHDMGREVRVQRALADTPIPVPTIVLDDAGDLLGYPFYVMNRVAGQVIRDQLPDGYASTEAERHRMGIALVDTLAALHAVDYQAVGLDKHGRPDGYMQRQLARWGKQWEATRSSADHPVEELRARLAESLPPQSDTTIVHGDFRLDNCVMDAGDPGRVAAVLDWEMSTIGDPLSDLGLLLFYWVEPGEGQSDLTPTVVDLPGFPTRAELRERYAEVSGRDISHLPFYEAFAHFKSAAIAQGIDVRVKAGVMGGQDFGDLSETVLMVAERGLDRLRNSQ; encoded by the coding sequence ATGGTTGACCAACTTGTTGATGTCGACACGCTGGGTCCGGCGCTGGTCACTGCCACCGGTGACGAGCGTTGGGCCCAGCCGTCGCCCTCGCTGATCTCCGGCGGCAAGTCGAATCTGACCTACCTGTTGACCAGCCCGGCGGGTGAGCTCGTCTTCCGTCGGCCGCCATCGGGAAATGTGCTGGCGACCGCGCACGACATGGGCCGTGAGGTCCGGGTGCAGCGGGCACTGGCCGACACGCCGATCCCGGTGCCGACGATCGTGCTCGACGACGCGGGCGACCTGCTCGGCTACCCGTTCTATGTGATGAATCGCGTTGCGGGACAAGTGATCCGCGACCAGTTGCCGGACGGTTACGCTTCGACCGAGGCCGAGCGGCACCGGATGGGGATCGCGCTGGTCGACACGCTTGCGGCGTTGCATGCGGTGGACTACCAAGCGGTGGGTCTGGACAAGCACGGGCGACCGGACGGCTACATGCAGCGTCAGTTGGCGCGGTGGGGCAAGCAGTGGGAGGCCACCCGCTCCAGCGCTGACCACCCCGTCGAGGAACTACGCGCCCGGCTGGCCGAATCCCTTCCCCCGCAGAGCGATACGACGATCGTGCATGGCGACTTCCGCCTGGACAACTGCGTGATGGACGCGGGCGATCCGGGTCGGGTGGCTGCGGTGCTGGACTGGGAGATGTCCACCATCGGCGACCCGCTGAGCGACCTTGGCTTGCTGCTCTTCTACTGGGTCGAGCCGGGCGAGGGCCAGTCGGATCTGACCCCCACCGTGGTCGACCTGCCCGGCTTCCCCACTCGCGCCGAACTACGCGAGCGGTACGCCGAGGTGAGCGGCCGCGACATCAGTCACCTGCCGTTCTACGAGGCGTTCGCCCACTTCAAATCGGCCGCGATCGCGCAAGGGATCGACGTCCGGGTCAAAGCCGGCGTGATGGGTGGCCAGGACTTCGGGGATCTCTCCGAGACGGTGCTCATGGTCGCCGAACGCGGCCTGGACCGTTTGCGCAACAGCCAATGA
- a CDS encoding AMP-binding protein has protein sequence MTSYADRPWLARYEAGQPGDITPDYATGLDIFRAAVAAQPQMDAIRYFDQSISFTELDAASTSFAAALLEHDLQRGDRVGLYLQNDPAFLIALIGTWKAGCAAVAINPMNKQRELSYLLGDSGAVALVCLDDLYDQVAKEVISAPDSAVRLVVTCSALDHQSRSDERVLGGTVKHTPEGTLDLDTLVAQFADRSVADPGLTPDDLAVLTYTSGTTGQPKGAINTHANLAFNAQTYRDWIHLKAGDPVIAIAPLFHITGLVAGVMTALLLPAPLVLFHRFEPGVALDAIREHQPVFTVAAITAFLALSNAPGATPEDFASLRTLYSGGAPIAPAMADRLEKIFGAYIHNVYGLTETTSPSHAVPLGVRAPVDPVSGALSVGVPVYNTVVRVIDDEGNDVPPGEVGEFATSGPQVVAGYWQKPEATASSLPNGELRTGDVGFMNEDGWYFVVDRKKDMINASGYKVWPREVEDVLYTHPAVREAAVVGVPDEYRGETVRAFVSLTDGQTVTPEELVQFAKEQMAAYKYPREVRILEELPKTVTGKILRRELRDTNG, from the coding sequence ATGACCAGTTACGCCGATCGTCCCTGGCTGGCCCGCTACGAAGCGGGCCAGCCGGGGGACATCACCCCCGATTACGCCACCGGCCTGGACATCTTCCGGGCCGCCGTGGCGGCCCAGCCGCAGATGGACGCCATCCGCTACTTCGACCAGTCCATCTCGTTCACCGAACTCGACGCTGCCAGTACGTCGTTCGCGGCCGCGCTGCTCGAGCATGACCTCCAGCGTGGCGACCGGGTCGGCCTGTACCTACAGAACGACCCGGCCTTCCTCATCGCGCTGATCGGGACCTGGAAGGCCGGCTGCGCCGCAGTCGCCATCAACCCGATGAACAAACAACGGGAACTGTCCTACCTGCTGGGCGACTCCGGAGCCGTCGCCCTGGTGTGCCTGGACGACCTGTACGACCAGGTGGCCAAGGAGGTGATCAGCGCACCGGACAGCGCGGTGCGTCTGGTGGTCACCTGCTCCGCACTGGATCACCAGAGCCGGAGTGACGAGCGGGTTCTGGGCGGCACGGTCAAACACACGCCGGAAGGCACCCTCGACCTGGACACACTGGTCGCGCAGTTCGCCGACCGCAGCGTCGCCGATCCCGGGCTCACCCCCGACGACCTGGCGGTGCTGACCTACACCTCAGGCACCACCGGCCAGCCCAAGGGCGCGATCAACACGCATGCGAATCTGGCCTTCAACGCCCAGACCTACCGTGACTGGATCCACCTGAAGGCTGGTGACCCCGTCATCGCCATCGCCCCGTTGTTCCACATCACGGGCCTGGTCGCCGGTGTCATGACCGCCTTGCTGTTGCCTGCTCCCCTGGTGCTGTTCCATCGCTTCGAGCCGGGGGTTGCGCTGGATGCGATCCGGGAGCATCAGCCGGTCTTCACGGTGGCTGCCATCACCGCCTTCCTGGCGTTGTCCAACGCGCCGGGCGCCACACCCGAGGACTTCGCCTCCTTGCGGACGCTGTACTCCGGGGGTGCCCCGATCGCGCCGGCAATGGCCGACCGGCTGGAGAAAATCTTCGGTGCCTACATCCACAACGTCTACGGGTTGACCGAGACGACCTCACCCTCGCACGCGGTCCCGCTAGGAGTTCGAGCACCGGTGGACCCGGTGTCCGGCGCCCTGTCCGTCGGCGTACCCGTCTACAACACGGTGGTGCGGGTCATCGACGACGAGGGCAACGACGTACCGCCGGGTGAGGTCGGCGAGTTCGCGACCAGCGGCCCACAGGTCGTCGCTGGCTACTGGCAGAAGCCGGAAGCCACGGCGTCCTCGCTGCCGAACGGTGAATTGCGCACGGGTGACGTGGGTTTCATGAACGAGGACGGCTGGTACTTCGTCGTCGACCGCAAGAAGGACATGATCAACGCCTCGGGTTACAAGGTGTGGCCACGCGAGGTCGAGGACGTGCTCTACACCCACCCGGCGGTCCGCGAGGCGGCCGTGGTGGGGGTGCCGGACGAGTACCGCGGCGAGACCGTGCGTGCGTTCGTCTCCCTTACCGACGGGCAGACGGTCACGCCGGAGGAACTCGTGCAGTTCGCCAAGGAGCAGATGGCGGCCTACAAGTACCCCCGCGAGGTGCGCATCCTGGAGGAACTCCCGAAGACCGTGACCGGCAAGATCCTGCGACGGGAGTTGCGCGACACCAATGGTTGA
- a CDS encoding cyclase family protein: MTQAPQTVPELTELLANAPTNWGKWGADDEVGALNYLTAAEVLRGVAEVKDGKVFTLQRIIGDPKGDPVWPGRTPAERTQILDESSWDGDGAPDYPGGLHYADDKINAFLQGSTQYDALGHLWYDGKIWNGYDARTTVGGLDKASVQPIAERGVVGRGILLDMARFRGKKTLDKGETFTHEDLIACATAQGTEIKPRDILIIRTNFLQLFFDEGESFYEGFNEPGLVYSPELVQWFQDMEIPNLVTDTIANEVTTDPNNGVALVLHSALMRNLGVTLTEIADLEGLADDCADDKRYTFLYAAAPLNVAKAAGSPVNPLAIK; this comes from the coding sequence ATGACGCAGGCACCCCAGACAGTCCCCGAGCTCACCGAACTTCTCGCCAACGCACCGACCAACTGGGGGAAGTGGGGCGCGGACGACGAGGTCGGAGCGCTGAACTACTTGACCGCCGCCGAGGTCCTGCGCGGTGTCGCGGAGGTCAAGGACGGCAAGGTCTTCACCCTGCAGCGGATCATCGGTGACCCGAAGGGTGACCCGGTCTGGCCGGGGCGCACCCCGGCCGAGCGCACCCAGATCCTGGACGAGTCGAGCTGGGACGGCGACGGCGCACCGGACTACCCCGGTGGCCTGCACTACGCCGACGACAAGATCAACGCCTTCCTGCAAGGCTCCACGCAGTACGACGCCCTCGGCCACCTCTGGTACGACGGCAAGATCTGGAACGGCTACGACGCTCGCACCACGGTCGGCGGCCTGGACAAGGCCAGTGTGCAACCGATCGCCGAGCGTGGCGTCGTCGGCCGCGGCATCCTGCTGGACATGGCCCGGTTCCGGGGCAAGAAGACCCTGGACAAGGGTGAGACCTTCACCCACGAGGACCTCATCGCCTGTGCCACCGCGCAGGGCACCGAGATCAAGCCGCGCGACATCCTGATCATCCGGACCAACTTCCTGCAGTTGTTCTTCGACGAGGGCGAGTCCTTCTACGAGGGCTTCAACGAGCCGGGCCTGGTCTACTCCCCCGAGTTGGTGCAGTGGTTCCAGGACATGGAGATCCCCAACCTGGTCACCGACACCATTGCCAACGAAGTCACCACCGACCCCAACAACGGTGTGGCGCTGGTGCTGCACAGCGCGCTGATGCGCAACCTGGGCGTGACCCTGACCGAGATCGCCGACCTCGAGGGCTTGGCCGACGACTGCGCCGACGACAAGCGCTACACCTTCCTGTACGCCGCGGCGCCGCTCAACGTCGCCAAGGCCGCCGGATCGCCGGTCAACCCGCTGGCCATCAAGTAG
- a CDS encoding TetR family transcriptional regulator, which yields MAEHNGSLAEAPTGPSGVGPAIRRARRSAGLSLRSLAAQLGVSPATMSALENDLTPVTVQRLIAIADALGVDPAGIVADAGPDTIETADPTFSVVAPGRGFADWRHFGPLAVDPVLAAAIRVFVRTGYHGATMRMIALEAGMSVAGVYHHYDSKYALLVTGLDRTMGELRPRVEAARDSGADPVEKFSNIVEALALFHTYYGDLALIGASEMRSLDPVQRTRIATLRNEIQYLMDEQVQQARKLGLLKAQDWHDAGRAISTMCTSLPQWFKLGGASSPEQIAQEYTRFALGMMQYDAAAHSAYRAKAVQKQGD from the coding sequence ATGGCTGAACACAACGGATCTCTCGCCGAGGCCCCGACGGGCCCGTCCGGCGTGGGCCCGGCTATTCGTCGTGCGCGGCGCAGCGCGGGCCTTTCGTTGCGCTCGCTAGCGGCGCAACTGGGGGTCAGCCCGGCCACCATGAGCGCGTTGGAGAACGACCTGACTCCGGTGACCGTCCAGCGGCTCATCGCCATCGCCGACGCGCTGGGGGTCGACCCCGCGGGGATCGTCGCCGATGCCGGACCGGACACGATCGAGACTGCGGATCCCACCTTCTCCGTGGTCGCGCCGGGTCGCGGGTTCGCTGACTGGCGACATTTCGGACCGCTGGCGGTGGATCCGGTGCTGGCTGCAGCCATCCGGGTATTCGTGCGCACCGGGTACCACGGAGCGACGATGCGGATGATTGCGTTGGAAGCCGGGATGAGTGTGGCGGGGGTCTATCACCACTACGACAGCAAGTACGCGCTCCTGGTGACCGGGCTCGATCGCACGATGGGCGAACTGCGGCCCCGGGTCGAGGCGGCGCGCGACAGCGGTGCTGACCCGGTGGAGAAGTTCAGCAACATCGTCGAAGCGCTGGCGCTGTTCCACACCTACTACGGCGACCTGGCGTTGATCGGGGCCAGTGAGATGCGTAGCCTCGACCCGGTGCAGCGGACGCGGATCGCCACGCTGCGCAACGAGATTCAGTACCTGATGGACGAACAGGTCCAGCAGGCAAGGAAACTGGGCCTGTTGAAGGCCCAGGATTGGCACGACGCCGGCCGGGCGATCTCCACGATGTGTACCTCGTTGCCGCAGTGGTTCAAGCTCGGGGGAGCCTCGAGCCCCGAGCAGATCGCCCAGGAGTACACCCGGTTCGCCCTCGGGATGATGCAGTACGACGCGGCGGCGCACTCGGCGTACCGCGCGAAAGCCGTTCAGAAACAGGGAGATTGA